A window of Planctomycetota bacterium genomic DNA:
GTGCCGGGGCCGGGGCCGGCGCCGCGGGTCGATCCGCACGTCGCTGTCTCCCGCCTGACGGGACAGCTTCACCACGATCGAGGACAGGACGACCGCGAACATCCGCCGGAACTCGGCGTCCGGTTCCTCCTCCAGAAGCGCCTTGAGAAGGCAGATTTCCCGGAGAATATGCGGGTCGTACCAGGCCCGCTCCGCGACGGCCCAGGGGGGAAGACGGAAGGCGCGGTCGGACTCGGCGGCGGCACGGGCCGCGCGCCGGCGCGCGGCCGCTTCGAAGCGGCGGCAGCGCTCGGGAGGCCACACGCGGGTGCGCGCCCACGCGATCTCGAGCGCGACCCGCGAGACGTCGATTCCCGTGAAGGCCCGCCCGGACCGGAGGGCCTCGAGCGCCGTCGTCCCGGACCCCACGAAGGGATCGAGAACCCGCTCTCCGGAAAACGCCGCCAGCGCCCGCCGGGCGGTCTCCGGGTGCATGCGCGCCGGATAGGCGTGGAACCCGTGCGTCCAGGGAAGCTCCGCGGCGGGATCCACCTCCAGGCACGCCGCTAGAGCGCGAGCCGCCGCCGGCTCCCCGGACGTCTCGACGGGTCCGCCCGTCTGACTGAGGCTTCGTCTCTTGCGGTCTCGGGGCATCGCGGCTAAGGTAGGCGCATGCGTCGGGCCTTGCGAACCGGACTGGCGGTTTCCCTTCTGGCGGGCTGCATTGTACCCGGCGAGGGTTCCCTCGCAAGGTTCGAGTTCACGGAGTCCCACATGGGGACGCCCTGCCGGGTCGTCTTCTACGCCGCCGGTCCCGGGGAAGCGGAGCGCGCCCGGCGGGCGGCGTTCGCGGAGCTGGCGGCGGTCGACGAACGCATGAGCGATTACCGCGAGGACAGCGAGATTTCCCGTCTCAGCCGGCGGTCGGGGGTCGGCCCCGTGCCTGTTTCGGAGCCGCTCTTCGAAGTCCTTTCGGCCGCCCGTAAATTTTCCGAGCTTTCCGGGGGCGCCTTCGACGTGACGGTGGGCCCGCTGGTCGAGCTCTGGCGCAAAGCTCGGCGCGAGGGTCGCCTTCCGCCTCCGGAGGCGGTGCGGGAGGCCCTGGAACGGACCGGCTGGACGAAGCTCGTGCTGGATCCGGCGGCCCGGACCGTCTGCCTCGAGCGGGCGGGAATGAAGCTCGACGTGGGAGGCATCGCCAAGGGGTACGCGTGCGACCGGGCGCTCGCGGCGCTGGCCCGCCTCGGGATTCGCCGGGCCATGGTCGACACCGGCGGCGGCATGGCTCTCGGGGATCCTCCCCCGGACCGCACCGGCTGGCGGATCCAGGTGGCCGACCAGTCGTCGAAGGTGCTCGTTCTTGCCCGGCGCGGGGTGGCGACCTCCGGGGACTGGGAGCGCTACGTCGAGATCGACGGCGTTCGCTATTCGCACATCGTGGATCCGGCCACGGGCGTCGGATTGACGAACCGCATCCTCGTGACGGTCGTGGCGCCGGACGGAATGAGCGCGGACGCCCTGTCCACGGCGCTCTCGGTTCTGGGGCCGGAGCGCGGGCTGCGGCTGGCCGAGGATCTCCCCGGCGTCGAGGCCTGGATGCGCTGGCGCGAGAACGGCGCGATCCGGACCGCCCAGACCTCCGGCTTCGCCGCCCTCCTGGAGCCTTAAGCTACTTGATCCCCTCGCGCGGCTTGCCCGGAATGGGCATCGGCCGGACGGGGTTGGGGCCGAACTCGTACTTGGGCGGGCTCAGATCGAGCTCCGCGGTCGCGAGATCCGCCCAGGCGATCGCTTTGCCGGTGTATGCCGCTTCCCGCCCGAGGATCGCGGTGAGGGAGCTTTCGGCCACCTGGGTCGCCTCGTTGATGGGCTTGCCGGCGCGGATGCTCTCGATCCAGTCCGTATGCTCCTGGACGTACGCCTTGGCGATCGAGGGCTTTTCCTTGAACTCGTCCTCGAAGCTCCAGTTCTTCTCGCCGCGGATGACGCCGTTGTAGACGTCCACCTCCCCCTTCGTGCCCCGGAAGTAGGCGGCCACCTGTCCGGGGCAGCCCGGCCACTGGCGGCACATGCTCGTGACGTGGACCCCCTTCGGATACTCGTAGTCCACGCAGAAGTGATCGTACACGTTGCCCCACTGTTCGCCCACGCGGGTCTGGCGACCGCCCACGGCGACGGCCCGGACGGGCCGGGCGTTCATCACCCAGTCGGTGACGTCGATCGTGTGAATGTGCTGCTCGACGATGTGGTCCCCCGAGAGCCAGTCGTAAAAGAGCCAGTTGCGGATCTGCCACTCCATGTCGCTCTCGTTGGGCCGGCGCGCCTTGGGCGCCCAGGGCAGGCCGGTGTTGTAATACGCGCGTCCGGCGACGATCTCGCCGATCCAGCCGTCGTGCACCCGCTTGATCGTTTCGATGAAACTCTTCTGATGGCGGTACTGGGTCCCGGCGAGAACGGCGAGCTCCTTCTCCCGCGCCTTCTTTCCGACCTCGATCACCTTGCGGACGCCCGCCGGGTCCACGGCGACGGGCTTCTCCATGAACACGTGCTTTCCCGCCTCGACCGCGGCGGCGAAGTGGAGCGGCCGGAAGCCCGGCGACGTGGCCAGGAGCACGACGTCCACGCCGCTTTCGAGAACCTTCTTGTAGGCATCGAGCCCCGTGAAACAGTTTTCCGGGGTCACCTTGAACCCCTCGGTCCCCTCCAGCTCGCGGCCCACGGACTTGACGCGGTCTTCGAAAACGTCCGCGAGGGCGGTGATCTGCACGTTGGGGGCCGCCGCCAGGAAGTTTCCGGCCGCCCCTTTGCCGCGCCCGCCGCAGCCGATCAGGCCGGCCTTGAGAGTGGGAGTGCTCTGTCCGGCGTGCACCAGGGGCACGCGGGCCATGAAGGCGGCCGTTCCGGCGGCCGCGCCGGAAGCCACGAAGTCCCGGCGGCTGATCTTCTTCTGCGGCATCGCGCGATTCCTCCTTGGACGTTCCCCGCCGCTCCCTCCCCGGGAAGCGCTCGGGCGCGTCCTCGAAATATACGCCGCCCGGCCCGCCGTGGCCAGCCTTTTTCCCGTAACGCCGGGGCTTCGGGATTATCTTTTTTGAAGGGGACGCATGTCCCGTCCTGCCGAAGGAGGCCCTCCATGAAACAGATCCACGCCGACCCCGAGACCCGCCGGATCCGCGGAACCAACCGGTCCCAGAGGGTCCGCTCTTCCGCTCCTTTCGCGGCGGAGAAGCGCCCCGCCGTGGCGGAGCTCCTCAACTCCCTCCTGGCCGACGAATTCGTCCTCTACGCCAAGACGCGGAACTACCATTGGAACGTCCGTGGAATCCACTTCCGCGAGCTCCACAAGCTCTTCGAGGAACAGTACGAAAAGCTCGACGAGATCCTCGACGAGGTCGCCGAGCGCGTCCGCACCTGCGGCGGGCTGGCGCTCGGGACCCTCTCGGAGTTTCTCGACGGCAGCCGGCTCCGCGAGCAGCCGGGCCGGTACCCCGACTCCCGCGCCATGATCGGAGATCTTCTCCGGGATCATGAGGAGGTCATCGATTTCATCCGGGAGGCCGTCGTGCGCTGCGACGACGAGTTCGGGGACGTGGGGACGTCCAACTTCCTGGCCGACCTGCTCCAGGATCACGAAAAGATGGCCTGGATGCTCGAGGCCACGATCGAGAACGACGTCCGCGAGCGCCGCGAGGAGGAGGCTCCCGCCCGCGCCCGCCGGTGATCAGGCGTTGCGTCCCGGGACCCGCACGGGCCGGACGGGATTCGGACCGAACTCGTACTTCGGCGGACTCAGGTCCAGGTCGGAAGCGAAGACCTCGTCCCACGTGAGAGCCTTGCCCGTATAGGCCGCCTCGCGGCCGAGAATCGACGTCAGCGTCGTCTCGGCGATCCGGCGCGCCTCGTTGATGGGAGTTCCGGCGCGGATGCTCTCGATGAGATCGCGATGCTCCTGAACCTGGGCCGGGACCTCCGCGCCCTCGAACCGCCACGGATTCCGTCCCTCGATGACCCCCGATTTCTGCGGGTGGTGCAGGTACGCCGTGCCCTGGGTCCCCACGTACCAGGCCGCCACGAGGCCCGGAACGCGCGGCCATTGCCGGCACATGCTCAAGACATGGACGCCGTTCGGATATTCGAAGTCCACGGCGAAGTGATCGTAGATGTTGCCGTACAGCTCCTCCACGCGGACCTGCCGCCCCCCCACCGCCGTGGCCCGCACCGGATGAGCCCGCAAAACCCAGTCCGTCAGGTCGATCTGATGGATGTGCTGTTCGACGATGTGATCCCCCGAGAGCCAGTCGAAGTAGTACCAGTTGCGGACCTGCCACTCCATGTCGCTCCAACCGGGGCGCCGCTCGTAGCTCCAGAGGTACCCCGTGTTGAAGAAGATGTACCCGGCGACGACGTCGCCGATCTGACCGTCGTGTATGCGCCGGACCGTCTCGCGGATTTTGCGCGAATGCCGGTTCTGCGTGCCTGGCACCACCCCCAGCTTCTTCTGGCGGGCTTTTTCCCCATATTCGATCACCTTCCGGACGCCGACCGGATCGACCGCGACGGGCTTTTCCATGAAGACGTGCTTTCCCGCCTCGACCGCGGCGGCGAAGTGAAGCGGCCGGAACCCGGGAGGCTCGCAGAGCATGACGTAATCCACGCTGGTGTCGAGAAGGCGCTTGTAGGCGTCGAAGCCGGTGAAGCAATGGTCGTCCTGAACCTTGAAGCCCGCGAGCTCGCGCTCCGCAGCCAGCCGCCGCGCGGTTTGGATGCGGTCCGGGAACATGTCCGCCAGCGCGATCACCTGGACGTTCGGAGCCGCCTCCAGGACGTTCTCGATCGCGCCCCGCCCCCGGCCGCCGCAGCCGATCAGCCCCACCCGCAGCGTCGGGTGATCCTGGGCGCCGCCGTGGACGAAGGGAATACGCTCGACCCACCCCGCGCCGAGCGCCGCCGAACCGGCGTTCAGAAAGTCCCGGCGCGAGAAGACGGGTTCGTTCATGGTCTCCCTCCGGGCTAACGGTGCGGGAAGAACGGGAAAAGTTTCCGGATCTCCTCCTCGTCCGGCCGGCGGCCGTATTCGCAGATCTCGAAAGCCTCGGCGTAGCGGACCTCGGCGGCCCGCTCCCGGCCGTATCGGGCCTCGAGCTGGGGCCGGAACCGGTCGGCCGTGGCGGCGAACCGGCGGGCGAACTGTTCGCGCACGTCCCGCCTGCGGGCGGCCACGGCGGCCGCGTCCTTCGGATCGGGCACCAGATGCGGCCCGCCGTTGCAGCCGCCCTCGTAGAACTGGGACTCCAGCGCCTCCACGCAGGCGAGCTTCTTTTCGATCACGTCGTCGATTGCCACGACGATGTCCGCCGTGAACGGATTGGGCCGGCGGAAGCCGTCCTCGGAGAAGAGAAACACCGGGTTGCGCGTGAGATGCGGCGTATCCGGACAGAAGTACGGCACCGTCACCATGTACGCCGCGTCCATGACGAGGATCCCGACGTACCGGTGATCCGGGTGATAGTCGTTGGGCCGGTGGCTGATGACGACGTCCGCCTTCCACTCCCGAATGAGGCGGCAGATCGTGCGCCGGTTCTCCAGGGTCACCATCAGCTCCCCGTCATGGATGTCGAGCACCTCCGTCCGGATCCCCAGGATTTCCGCGCACCGGCGGACTTCGGCCAGGCGCCGGCGCGCCAGCGGCCCGCCGGCCGTGCCCCAGTGTCCGATGTCTCCGTTGGTCACGGAGACGAACTTGACGTGGTGTCCGAGCGCCGCCCACTTGGCGGCCACGCCGCCTTCCCGCAATTCGCAGTCGTCCGGATGCGCCCCGAAGGCGATGATGCGGAGCTTCCCATCCTCCGGCGCCTCCGCAGGAACCGGGCCGGAAGAAGCCATGGGGCTCGTGCCTGCCGCCGAGGCGCATCCCCCGGCGAGCGCGGCGACCGCCCAGAGTCCGAGAATCGATCGCATCGCCCCCTCCTTGGCCCTACCGCGGCTTGCCGGGGACCGGAATCGGCCGGACCGGGAGCGGTCCCGGCTCCAGCTTCTCGGGCATCAGGTTCATGTCGGAGGCATACATCTCGTCCCACGTGATGACCTTGCCCGTGTACGCGGCTTCGCGGCCGAGGATGGCGGTCAGGGTGCTTTCGGCGATCTGGCGCGCCTCGTTGAGCGGACGTCCGTTGCGGATGCTCTCCAGAAGATCCATGTGTTCCTGGACGTACGGGTTGCGTCCTCCGCCTTTGAAGCGCCAGGTTTCGGGCCCTTTGATGTAGGAATGGCAGTCGCTTTCCCCTTTCGTGCCCACGACCGCCTCGCTCACGTTGCCCGGCGTGTTGTTCCAATGCCGGCACATGCTCAGGACGTGAACCCCCTTGGGGTACTCGAAGTCCACCGCGAAATGGTCCCAGATGTGGCCGTACTCCGGTCCCGTGCGGACCTGGCGCCCCCCCACGGCCACCGCCTTCACGGGATGCGCCTGAAGCGCCCAATTGATGACGTCGAGGTTGTGAACGTGCTGCTCGACGATGTGGTCCCCGCAGAGCCAGTCGAAGTAGTACCAGTTGCGCAGCTGGTACGTGAGGTCGTCCCAATCCGGCTCGCGCTTGCGGACCCAGACGCCGCCCGAATTCCAATAGCACCGGCCGGCGACGATTTCGCCGATGGCTCCCTCGTGGATGCGCCGGATGCATTCCACATATCCGGCCTGATGGCGCCGCTGGGTGCCCGTCACCACGGCAAGCTTCTTCTCCTTGGCTTTCTCGCCGTATTCGATCACCTTCCGGACACCCACCGGGTCCACGGCCACCGGCTTCTCGAAGAAGACGTGCTTGCCCGCCTCGATCGCCGCCGCGAAGTGAAGCGGACGAAACCCCGGAGGCGTCGCCAGGATGACGAGGTTCACCCCCGAATCCAGAACCTTCTTGTAATTGTCCAGACCCGCGAAGCAGTTCTCGTCGGTCACCTTGAACCCGGGGTGCTTGCCGAGCTGACGGCGCGAACCGTCGATCCGATCTTTGAAGACGTCTCCGAGGGCGACGATCCGGAGATGGACCGGCGGATTCATGGCCGCGGCGGCGTCCAGGATGTTTTCCGCCGCGCCGGTTCCCCGGCCGCCGCAGCCGATCACGCCCACGGAGATCGTGGGCTCCTGGCCGCCGGCGTGAACGAGCGGCACCTGCGCCATGAACGCGGCCGTGCCGGCCTCCATGAATTCCCGTCGAGTCAGCGCGTCGGTCATGAGGGGTCTCCTTACAGAGGCTTCAGGCGCACGCGGCGCCAATGGATCTCGGCGCCCTCCGACTGGAAGGCGATGGGACTCTCGAAAGGCTCGAACTCCGCGAATTCGCTGATCTTCGCCCCGTTCAGGCGGCACGTCATCCGGCCGTCCTGGGAGACGATCTCGACCTCGTTCCATTCGCCCAGCGGCCGGCGGACCCGGACGCGGGCGTCCCGGTCCTCCGACACGCGCTTCACCTTGAACCCGCCGATGGCGATCAGGCCCAGAACGTCCCGGTTCATTCCCTGGACCTCGAGGCTTCGCGGCCAGACCTTGTGCTCGGCGAAGTAAAAGAGGTATCCGCTGTTTCCCGCCCAGCGGGACTCGTCCACCTCCCCGGAGGGCCGCTTGAAGCGGTATTCGAAGCGAAGCACGAAGTCCTTGTATTTCTTCTCGGTGTACCAGTACCCGGCGGGACGCCCGGAGCACACGAGAACGCCGTCCTCCACGCGAAACGTCGCCGCGGGATCGGCCGTACCGTCCTTCCCGAGATAGAACTTCATCCCGGAAAAATCCTTGCCGTTGAAGAGAGGCTCGAAACCCGCCTCGTCGTCCTGCGCCGCCCACCCCGCGGCCAGCGCCAACCCCAGAAGCGTCCGAATCACGGTCCCTCCCGCCAAGCCGACCCACTATATAACGACGCCCGGGGGCCGGGCGAGAAGAATTCCCCGCGGTCCGCCTTCAGCCGCGTCCGGCGCGGACGGCGGACGGCGGGTACTCCGGCACGATCACGTGCCGCTTCTCCCGCACGTGGTACCGGAGGGCCAGGTACATGGCGCTGCCGCAGGCCGTGCAGACCGCGGTGCCCCCGTACATCCAGGAATGCGCGGTGATCCGGTGGCCGCACCGGCAGCGGAAGTCGATCGCGGGCGGAGGCATCGGATTCTTGAGGTTGCGCGCCGCGGCCGATCCCGTCTCGCGCGGCTTGATCGCCTGCACGCCGGGGTCCAGATAGATCGGCACGAACCCGTCCGGCGGCTGGTGGGTCAGGACGAACCGGCGCCCGCAATCCGTGCACTTCCAGTGCGCCACCCCCAGCCCGTCCAGCGCCCGCTCGCGCGGAAGCGCGTGCACGGAACCGCACATGCAGCGGAATTTCGCGGCCGACATGGATCAATCGGAAGTATACCATCCCGAAGCCCGCTTGCGCCTCCGCCCCGCTTCCGCTATCATCGAGCGACCGGAGGAAACGAACCATGGCTTGCGACATCCGAGGATTCGCCCGCAGCGGCGGCTGAGCGGGAAAACTGAGTCCGTTGGACTTACAGGGTCTTTTCACCAAGCTCGAGCTGCGCCGCAACGACAACCTGCTCGTCGGAATCGAAACCAACGACGACGCCGCGATCTACAA
This region includes:
- a CDS encoding DNA methyltransferase, with product MPRDRKRRSLSQTGGPVETSGEPAAARALAACLEVDPAAELPWTHGFHAYPARMHPETARRALAAFSGERVLDPFVGSGTTALEALRSGRAFTGIDVSRVALEIAWARTRVWPPERCRRFEAAARRRAARAAAESDRAFRLPPWAVAERAWYDPHILREICLLKALLEEEPDAEFRRMFAVVLSSIVVKLSRQAGDSDVRIDPRRRPRPRHATFRAFASRAHELTGMLLRLSSDLHKRGVPRREPDLRWGDARTVEIPAAAFDLVLSSPPYPGTYDYAAHQARRYPLFGIDPSFEEAHEIGARRAGGAGYEEDMGKVLGRLSAALAPGGRLLLLVGDGRDLRADRLFAGLAAEAGLRLVAAASQRRRDWTGGPPRREHLLLIARP
- a CDS encoding FAD:protein FMN transferase, which produces MRRALRTGLAVSLLAGCIVPGEGSLARFEFTESHMGTPCRVVFYAAGPGEAERARRAAFAELAAVDERMSDYREDSEISRLSRRSGVGPVPVSEPLFEVLSAARKFSELSGGAFDVTVGPLVELWRKARREGRLPPPEAVREALERTGWTKLVLDPAARTVCLERAGMKLDVGGIAKGYACDRALAALARLGIRRAMVDTGGGMALGDPPPDRTGWRIQVADQSSKVLVLARRGVATSGDWERYVEIDGVRYSHIVDPATGVGLTNRILVTVVAPDGMSADALSTALSVLGPERGLRLAEDLPGVEAWMRWRENGAIRTAQTSGFAALLEP
- a CDS encoding Gfo/Idh/MocA family oxidoreductase; this translates as MPQKKISRRDFVASGAAAGTAAFMARVPLVHAGQSTPTLKAGLIGCGGRGKGAAGNFLAAAPNVQITALADVFEDRVKSVGRELEGTEGFKVTPENCFTGLDAYKKVLESGVDVVLLATSPGFRPLHFAAAVEAGKHVFMEKPVAVDPAGVRKVIEVGKKAREKELAVLAGTQYRHQKSFIETIKRVHDGWIGEIVAGRAYYNTGLPWAPKARRPNESDMEWQIRNWLFYDWLSGDHIVEQHIHTIDVTDWVMNARPVRAVAVGGRQTRVGEQWGNVYDHFCVDYEYPKGVHVTSMCRQWPGCPGQVAAYFRGTKGEVDVYNGVIRGEKNWSFEDEFKEKPSIAKAYVQEHTDWIESIRAGKPINEATQVAESSLTAILGREAAYTGKAIAWADLATAELDLSPPKYEFGPNPVRPMPIPGKPREGIK
- a CDS encoding DNA starvation/stationary phase protection protein, with product MKQIHADPETRRIRGTNRSQRVRSSAPFAAEKRPAVAELLNSLLADEFVLYAKTRNYHWNVRGIHFRELHKLFEEQYEKLDEILDEVAERVRTCGGLALGTLSEFLDGSRLREQPGRYPDSRAMIGDLLRDHEEVIDFIREAVVRCDDEFGDVGTSNFLADLLQDHEKMAWMLEATIENDVRERREEEAPARARR
- a CDS encoding Gfo/Idh/MocA family oxidoreductase; protein product: MNEPVFSRRDFLNAGSAALGAGWVERIPFVHGGAQDHPTLRVGLIGCGGRGRGAIENVLEAAPNVQVIALADMFPDRIQTARRLAAERELAGFKVQDDHCFTGFDAYKRLLDTSVDYVMLCEPPGFRPLHFAAAVEAGKHVFMEKPVAVDPVGVRKVIEYGEKARQKKLGVVPGTQNRHSRKIRETVRRIHDGQIGDVVAGYIFFNTGYLWSYERRPGWSDMEWQVRNWYYFDWLSGDHIVEQHIHQIDLTDWVLRAHPVRATAVGGRQVRVEELYGNIYDHFAVDFEYPNGVHVLSMCRQWPRVPGLVAAWYVGTQGTAYLHHPQKSGVIEGRNPWRFEGAEVPAQVQEHRDLIESIRAGTPINEARRIAETTLTSILGREAAYTGKALTWDEVFASDLDLSPPKYEFGPNPVRPVRVPGRNA
- a CDS encoding PIG-L family deacetylase — encoded protein: MRSILGLWAVAALAGGCASAAGTSPMASSGPVPAEAPEDGKLRIIAFGAHPDDCELREGGVAAKWAALGHHVKFVSVTNGDIGHWGTAGGPLARRRLAEVRRCAEILGIRTEVLDIHDGELMVTLENRRTICRLIREWKADVVISHRPNDYHPDHRYVGILVMDAAYMVTVPYFCPDTPHLTRNPVFLFSEDGFRRPNPFTADIVVAIDDVIEKKLACVEALESQFYEGGCNGGPHLVPDPKDAAAVAARRRDVREQFARRFAATADRFRPQLEARYGRERAAEVRYAEAFEICEYGRRPDEEEIRKLFPFFPHR
- a CDS encoding Gfo/Idh/MocA family oxidoreductase; the protein is MTDALTRREFMEAGTAAFMAQVPLVHAGGQEPTISVGVIGCGGRGTGAAENILDAAAAMNPPVHLRIVALGDVFKDRIDGSRRQLGKHPGFKVTDENCFAGLDNYKKVLDSGVNLVILATPPGFRPLHFAAAIEAGKHVFFEKPVAVDPVGVRKVIEYGEKAKEKKLAVVTGTQRRHQAGYVECIRRIHEGAIGEIVAGRCYWNSGGVWVRKREPDWDDLTYQLRNWYYFDWLCGDHIVEQHVHNLDVINWALQAHPVKAVAVGGRQVRTGPEYGHIWDHFAVDFEYPKGVHVLSMCRHWNNTPGNVSEAVVGTKGESDCHSYIKGPETWRFKGGGRNPYVQEHMDLLESIRNGRPLNEARQIAESTLTAILGREAAYTGKVITWDEMYASDMNLMPEKLEPGPLPVRPIPVPGKPR
- a CDS encoding DUF1080 domain-containing protein — its product is MAGGTVIRTLLGLALAAGWAAQDDEAGFEPLFNGKDFSGMKFYLGKDGTADPAATFRVEDGVLVCSGRPAGYWYTEKKYKDFVLRFEYRFKRPSGEVDESRWAGNSGYLFYFAEHKVWPRSLEVQGMNRDVLGLIAIGGFKVKRVSEDRDARVRVRRPLGEWNEVEIVSQDGRMTCRLNGAKISEFAEFEPFESPIAFQSEGAEIHWRRVRLKPL